CAAACGTACAACTTGTCCTTCGTGCGCCTTTGTCGCCTCATGTTTAATCGTGGTTTTCAAGTTGCCGTAACCGTCAATATAAGCAATACAGTTGGGTGGTACGTCGGGTATCTCAGAGGCTGATATTTTATCATTTAAAGCATCCGGTTGACCTAAAGCGATCGCTCCTGCTGCCTCTGGAAACAAATCACGAGAACGAAACTGTGAACCTTCTGCTGCAACCGCAGCCCAACGCAACTCCACTGCTAAATCTCGCACAAACGAGAAAGCATAACCCGCATTCACACCGATGACCCGCACACCCGTTGACAAGCGTGCATAAGCTAAACGTTCACCCGCATTATCAGCCCGCGCCTGTTCATCATCTTTGCGAGGCGCAACGTTGTGGTAAATAATTGTTCCGGCGGGGGCTTGATTCAAGCCCAACTGCGCGACACAAAATCCTGCCGCTAAGGTCGCAAAAGGTGGTACGGGTGTGAGTATCGGTTCAGCATCTGGTAGATAAAGTTTCAACTGCTGTACTACCTCTGCAAAGGCGAGGTCGCCAAAGCCGTAATCAGCGATGATATGAACTAGCATAAAGTCCTGTCTCCTTTTTTCTTTGCTTGTTCACTAACCTTGTTAGCGATCGCAGCAACTTTGAAATTAAAAGTAATTTATTTAACCACAGATATTTTTTCAATAATTCTAAGTTATATCATGTTCGTTTAAATACTTATGATATCTGTGGAGGTCGGTAATTGGGAATTGGTAATTGGTAATTGGTTTTGAGTATTACCTATTACCCATTACCCATTACCTATTAGCTATTACCAAGCAAACCGACTATATCGTAAGTAATTAGCCGAACTTGATTTTAATAGTTACTGTGCCTGACAAACATGTATCAGATGACATAAAGTTCTTTTTCTGGCCTATGCTTTATTGCTCCAGGCGTTATCAATTCCCTTGAACTTCCAACTTTTAGTTTCTGCATCAACTCTGGCAATGAGCAATTCTTTGTGTACTTTGTGGTTCGTTAATTTAGCTGGAAAAATAAAGTAAATATACTTTAGGTTTAGTTTTATATTTAACTCTATATTTCCTAAGTAAGATTATTGTTTCTCTCAACAGCAGGATGGAATACTTGCAAAACTTAATCACCGTAAAAGAGTGATTTTTTGAAAACAAGTTCTTGATCAAGAGGTTTAAAAATGACAGCTACAAACGGAAAGCGCAAAATTCGTTACGCCGTTGTTGGTTTAGGTTGGTTTGCTCAACAAGCCGCCTTACCTGCATTTGCCCATGCTGAAAACTCTCAATTAGTTGCTTTAGTTTCGGATGACGATACTAAACGTGAAGAACTCAGCAAACAGTACGGTATCGAGCGTACTTATTCCTATGAGGAGTACGAGGACTGTCTGACAAGCGGTGAAGTTGATGCAGTTTATATTGCACTGCCAAATCACCTGCACCGTGATTACACAGTGCGTGCAGCCAATCAGGCAATTCACGTACTGTGTGAAAAGCCAATGGCTGTAACTGAACAAGAATGTGAGGAAATGATTAAAGCCGCCAATGACAACGGCGTGAAGTTGATGATTGCTTACCGCTTACATTTAGAACCAGCAAACTTACAAGCGATCGAAATTATACGTTCAGGGCAAATTGGTGAACCGCGCATCTTTAACTCGGTTTTCACTCAACAAGTAGAAGAGGGTAATATCCGTTTACAAGATGTTACAGGTGGTGGCACGCTTTATGATATCGGCATCTATTGCATTAACGCTGCACGTTATTTATTTCAAGATGAACCAATCGAAGTTTTTGCTATAGCTGCTAATAAGGGAGAACAACGCTTCAGCGAAGTAGAAGAAATGGCCAGCGTTATCTTGCGCTTTCCCAATGAGCGAATAGCAACCTTTACCTGTAGCTTTGGTGCGGCAAGTGTTTCGACTTATCAAATCGTAGGTACCAAAGGCGACTTGCGAGTAGATCCTGCCTATCCGTGGCAAGGAGAACTCAAACATTATCTGACAATCAATGGTGAAACCCAAGAGCGTAGTTTTGCAGATCACGATCAGCTAGCAGCCGAATTTGTCTACTTTTCAGACTGTATTCTACAAGATAAAGACCCAGAGCCATCGGGGGTAGAAGGTTTAAACGATGTTCGTATCATTCGGGCGCTTTATGATTCAATTCAAACAGGTCAACCTGTACAAGTAGAAACCATTCAACGTCCTCAATATGCCACATCGGCTCAAACCATTGAGCGTCCTCCTCTTGAGGAGAAGCCAGAACTAATTCATGCGGCTGAACCTTCCACTAAGTCGTAATCAGCTGTTATGCATTTAAATTGCACAATTATTTGTGAAGGCTGTCCAGAGTCAAAAGTCCAGAGTCCATCCAAATCTACGCGCGACTGTTGACTGTTGACCGTTGACTGCCAACTCAATCGTGCAAAGTGCAACTTGTAGGCGCATTAGCTTACCAAAAAAGCCCCTCTCCCAAGGTTGGGAGAGGGATTTACAATCAGCGCAAGCTTTATCCAAGAAGTCTATTAACCTTTTTTGATCTCACGAGCCATTTTGAGGTAATAGTCCATTTTGGCTTCAGGACGACGGCGTTTAGTGGTGGGAGTTTCAGGTGTATTATCCTGCTTAGTTTCAGCAATCTCTTGAGGTGAAGTTCGTTTTATGCTTTGAGCTTCATCAGATTCTAAGAAACTACTAGAACTGTTGTATCCGAAGATGCTAACAAAAAAGCCAAAGACATTTCTGATAAAATTCGTCAAAATTTTCAAAAATACAGTGAAAAAGCCTTCAATACGAATGAAAAAGTTGCGAATAAATTGAGGAAGACGAAACATAGCGACCTCCATGAATACCTATTCATATTGTGTTCTAATTCCACAATCGTGGGTGAAGTAATGAAATTTTTTTTATCAATATAGAAAAAACAATTTATTAATTATTGAGATATGTTATGTCATGTCCTTTGCTTATTGCTTATGACACTCGAAGAACCCCACCCCACCAAAGCTATGCTTTGCATCCCCTCCCCGTGAACGGGGAGGGGTTGGGGGTGGGGTTTAACGACTGTGGGAAACATAACTACTCCCTTGCCGCTGTAAGATTACCGATGCAAATTTTTCTCCCCTGCTCCCCTGCTCCCCTGCTCCCCTGCTGTCTAAACGGTAATCTTGAGGTGGGAAAGGAGTAATTACCCGGACATGATATTAAACATCAAAAGCTGATACCAATTATATTTGACATACTCTCCGCAATAGAATTGCGAGGATTCCGGGGTCAGACAGCGATAGCAGGCGTAGGGGTGGGGTGCAATGATTGTGGGAATTTTAACTAATTAACCGGACTTGATATAAATTTTCTAGATTTGCCATCAGGGCTGGCTTCTGTCGTCAAATGTGGATGGTCGGGATAAATCGCTTGATCATTGGGGGTACGGTCTCCTACTTCTAAATAAACGGCAACCACCGACGATTGATTCACTAAATGATGTCCATTTGCTTCACCTGCGGGAAATCCTGCTGCCATTCCCGGTGTGAGAATTTCTGCTCCTGCATCTGTAACCAAGGTCAGTTCACCCGACAAAATATAAATGAACTCATCTTGATGAGAATGCCAATGTCTCAAAGCAGAACAGCTTCCTGGCTCTAATGTCACCAGATTTACTCCAAAATTATTTAAGAGAGCAAAGTTGCCTAACCGTTGTCGTATTCGTCCTGCAACCATTGGCTTGAACTCATCGGGGTAATTTGTGCCTCTTTCAGTAGGCACTTGTTTTGGGTCGATAATCATAAAATTACTGAATATGGAACTTACGCAACACTACACGTTGTAGCGACAATTCATGAATTGCCGCTACATGAAAATAAGGGTTTCGGCTGGTAACGATTACCCCAGAAGCATTTGAGGGGGCGCACGTTTGGCTGTACTCATTCCGTTGTCCGTCATGCCTTGCTGTAGTTATCGATTACCTTGGCAAAATCTGGCACTGCTTCTTCTACATGTTGCTTGGCTGAACCGCGAAATTTTTCATAGGTTCCTCTTACGATTTGGCGCTTCACACTCTTGACCCTAGCATCAGTAACACCCAGTAGTGCGTCCGCTGTGCGATCGCGGCTGGTAATGAGATAGTTAACAGGATCACCTTTTTCTACGCCTTCATTCCAGATCGGATCAAGCGCCGTCAAACACTGTGGTAAAATCTGCTCAACAACATAGGGGATGTAGCCGGGTTTGATTCCCTTGAGGGCAGCGAAAGCAGTTTTTAAGGCGATACCGCTGATGCCTGACTTTGTAGCTAGCTGCGCTTCTATCATGTTGCAGCAGTCATTAACAACCTTAGCTTTTTTGTTTGGGTTCGAGAGTCCATCAATAAGTCCCATGTCACTCCTCTTTAGTGTCTAAGCACCTAATTTTCACTGAACTACTTTCTTAGAATAAGAAATCACAACAGAAAATGGTAAGCGAATGTGCCTTGAAATTGCACATTCTCTGGTTAAGACCGTCATATCCTTTAGTTAAAGACTGATCATCAAGATTGGGGACTGACAAAAAATAAAATACTCAACTAATAATAATAATCATTGTAAAAAAGGGAAATCAGGGCTGCCGTCAGCCCTGATTTCCCTTTTTTCGTGCTTTGGTGGTATTTTGCCAGAAGCGATCGCCCTACATTAACACCCATTACCAAGAGTTCTTATTCGCCCTCAAGGTTATCCTTTCATGACAAAATTGAGACATCAATCATACAAGCAATTGCAAACTGCTTAATTTATCAGTATTTGTGTTTTTTTCAGTACCAATTGACCGTAAAACAATTAGAACACAGGCATTTTGGTAGAATTTGATAATTTAGTAGTAACAGTAAAACTACTGAAACTAGTCCTTAACAGTCTTGTTCATTTCAAATAAAGTATTATGTCCGAGTTATTTTGTGTTTTAGGGTGCGAAAATCCTCAACGCAGCGGGGATGTGATTTTTATTCATGGTTTGGCTGGTGATGCATGGGGAACTTGGCATTACCAAGACCGACGCGATCGCAGCGATCGTGATTTTTGGCTGACTTGGCTCAAAGACGACTTGACACAGAAAGGAATTGATGTTGGAGTTTGGACTTTTGGGTACGATGCAGCACGTTTTCAATTTAGCGGTTCAGCAATGCCCAGGTTTGACCAAGCCAGCAATTTACTAGAATTTTTGCAAGTACGGGAAATTGGTGAGCGTCCAGTAGTTTTTGTTACCCATAGTATGGGTGGGTTGCTAGTGAAGGAAATGCTTCGCACGGCACAAAATTTCCGAATGCAAACTCTGATCGAGCAGACCAAGGGAATTGTTTTTTTATCCACGCCACACACAGGTTCTCATTTAGCAAAATTAATTGACCATATCAGCGTCTTCGCGCGACCCACAGTCAACGTTGAGGAACTTAAGGCACACGCACCAGCATTACGTGACCTCAACCAATGGTATCGGCAGAATGTTGAGAGTTTGGCTATTGATACAAAGGTATTTTATGAAACCCAGCCCACAGCCAGAATTTTGGTTGTAGACGAGGATAGTGCAAACCCAGGCATTATAAATGTTAACCCAGTAGCGATCGCCAAAGACCATAATCAAATTGCCAAACCTAGTTCCAAAGAAGATTTAGTCTATCTCAGTGTCAAGCAGTTTATTGAAAAACATATAAGGCCGCGACCACAACTGCCTTCTGGTAACACAATTCATTTACAAAATCCCAATTTTGTGAAATCCGAAAACCCTCATTATCCCCTCTGAATACCGGTGTTAAAGATTCAGAGGGGATAAATACTTATATTGACTTTCTCATTATTAAAATTCACACAGAACCTGTTGACAAACAACAGGTTAACCTTTACTTAATTGCAAATTTTAGTGAACAGCGGCTAAGTAGAGATGGTGTTACAATTCAGTTTGGGTTAAGACGGGGACAACTGAGGCTGCGTTTGCGAAATGGAAATATACCCATTGAGTCTATAGATACGTCTCAATTCGTTAATTTTCAGGTTGATTTAAAGGGAGGATCAGAGAATAATATAAGTTGGGTTTTTAATTTAAAAACTAAAGAATCTCAAGTTTTAAAAGGTTTACTCAAGAAAACTCAGCTAGGAACTGTATCTAAAGGTATACAGCAACTAAACTCACAGGATGTAAATATGGAGAATAACGGAATCTGTTCTGTGGAAGCAAGTTTTGAACTTGTTTCCATTGCGGATGTTTGTATAACTGAGATTGAGTACGAACAACCCTATTTAACAAAAAAGGAAATTGGATTACTTAAAACTAAAAAAAATCAAACAGTCATAGAAAGAAAGTTTATTAAAGAGCATTTACAACAACTATTTGAACCTTGCATACTTCAGGCGGACTTTGATGTATGAAAAACCAATTATCTTTACCAGATTTATTGCAAGAGTTAGTCCAAACTCAAACAAACAAATTTTCTCAAATAGTGCAAATAGCTGGTCTGAACCTAACTGAAGATTTTGTAGGCATTGACCTCAGTGGTGAAGACCTAAGCGACGATAATTTGAGCAAAGCAAACTTGAGTTTTGCCGATTTAAGCGAGACTAATCTCAGATGTACTAACCTCAGCGGTGCTAACTTAAGTGGTGCTAACTTAAGTGGTGCTAACTTGAGAAATGCCAACTTAAGTGGTGCTAACTTGAGCGATGCAAATCTCACTGATGCCAACCTGAATGGTGTTGATCTTAAAGGTGCTATCCTCAGTGATGCCAACCTGAACGGTGCCAACCTTAGAAAAGCAGACTTGACTGATGCTAACTTGAAAAATGCAAATTTGACTGATGCTAATCTCAGCGATACTAGTTTAAATAAAACTGCTGATATAGTTAATATAATTACTAATAAGTCTACAGATGTTGAGGAATCAATCAAGAGTAAAGAGCCAAAACAAAAGGCATTTGAACCACTCTTGGAAACTGACAAAAAAATTGCCCAGGCAACTTCAGACTTGGTTGGTTTAGAAAAAATCTTAGACGATGTTTGTAGAGAAGTTAAAGACTTACTAGGCTTTGATTTTGTTGGCATATCATTGGTGATGCCAGAGCAGGATACTATTGAATCAGTATATGGTACAGGAATTGCAAGTAGATGGGTTGATCAAGTTAGGCATTACGTGAATGCAGACCCAGATTTAAGAGATATCCAGGCACATATCATTAAAACTTGTGATACTGAAATTATTTCTGGTTGGGACAAGCGATTTGATCGCTGGGTTTATGAAAGGTTTAATCATGAACGATTGAATCGGATTTTTACGCCCATTTTATTAGTTTATGACGAGCAAGGAAAAGTAGTAGAAGATTGGTTTGAACATTATGAATGGCATCAGAATTTTGTAGCAGATAAAGGTGAAGGGAACAATCGGATTATCCGTATGAAGATACTACCTACTGCTTCTTTACCTGAAGTTATCGGCACATTAGAAGCAGGATATGAAAATCCGGAAAAACGAATTACAGATGAACAAGCAACCTTACTAGCTCAACTGATTGCGCGGCGGGCGTTAGATATTCGTCGTGGTAGGTTACGTTATGTTTTAGAAACTATTGCAGAGAATGCTAAAGATATTTTTCAAGCTGACTTAACTACCTTACATTTTTTATGGGAACCAGATCAAGAGCGCTACATATATGAAGTCTTTGCAGGAGATCTCGGTAATGCGACATTGGATAAATTTTCACCCCGGAAGAATGGATTAGGATGGCAAAGTATTGATGAAAGAAAACCTAAATACGTTACATATCCATCTCCAATCAATGAAAATTTAGAAACAGATTTAAATCAGGGGGTATTGGCAAGAAACTCTAAAACATATGCAGCCTTTCCATTACTAATTAATGAAAAATATATGGAACGAAAACAAAATTTTGTTTTCGTAGGAGTGTTATATGTCCACTTTGGATATGAGCATCCATTCATTGAAGAGCTAGATCGCCAAGGACAGTACTTTGCGAATCGGGCTGTTGATGCTATTTGGCATGTGATGACATATCAGAAAATGCGTGATGAAGCACGTCAGCTATATACCCTCCAGTGTGTTACACAATCTCTTAATCAAATAGATAGTAATTTGTTAAGTCATATTGCTTGGAATACACTGAATGTTCTAGCAGCAGATGTTGTTGCTATTTACGAATATATTCAGACAGAACAGCAATTCCTTACTCCGTCAATTATTGCAGGTATGTTGATGCAAGAGGAGGCAATGGAATTAGATATTGATAGAGATCCTGTACCATTTATATTAATTAAGCGTGAAAGAAATGTCTACATTACAGATATTGAGAATGAACCTATATTTCAAAATTCCTTTTTTAAAAAAACAGAAAGAGTTAAATCTGTAGCAAGTATTATGTTAAAAGTTGACAAAGATATCGTCGGAATTATGTTTATTAACTACCGACGAACTCATAGTTTTTCCAATGAAGAACAAGAAATTATTAACTCTATAGCATCTTCAGCAGCAAGTGCGATCAAAAATCAACGATGGTTGCAGACATTAGACAGAATTGAGCGCGAAATCATCACAACTTTAGATCGGGAAAAACTTCTGGCTCTAATTGTACGCAAAGCAGTGCAAAATACGGGAGCAGATATAGGAGTGATCAGTATTGTTGAACCCATTAGTCAAGAACTTGTTGCCCAGGCTAGATATCCTGCTACTGAGCGAATTGAAGCTATTTCTACACATCTCAAGATGGGTGAAGGAATTACTGGTTGGGTTGCAATGCATCGCAAAGCAGCATTGGTCGATGATGTTGAAACAGACCAGCGCTACAAACACTATTTTGCTAATAGCCGCTCAGAACTCTGTGTACCTCTTTTGGATAAAGATTGTCGGATACTTGGTGTGCTGAATGTAGAAAGCCGTCAAAGAGCAAAATTTAAGCAAAGAGACTTGCGGAGATTAGAATTACTTGCGGGCTTGGCAGTTATTGCTATTCAGAATGCACAGAATGCTGAAAGAGAGATATTAGCTGCTGTTGGCGATGTATCTGGTAAGTTTTTCCATCGATTAAATAATAAAGTTAATACAGTCAAAACATTTTTACAAGAGATTTTCAGTAACCAAGATCAAAACAATATTGAGATTAGTAAAGACAAAGGAGATACAGCTCTACTTTTGCTCGATGAAGTTAGCCATAGTTTAACAGGTATGAAGATAGGGCATAAGGAAAAACCTCAACCTCTATGCATTCACTCGATAATCAAAAATGCCTTGAATGAGGTGACTGTCCCTTCTATGATTCGCACCCATATCAAGGTGGCGCAAAACTTACCTAAAGTGTTAGGTGGAGAACAGCAATTGATTGGCATTTTCTATCACCTCATACAAAATGCTGTAGATGCAATGCCAAATGGTGGTACATTGTCCATCAATGCTAGAACTGTAGAAGCAGATGATAAACTTTGGGTCGAAGTTCAAGTTTGTGATACTGGAGTAGGTATTACATTAGAAAAATTCGACGAAATTTTCCAGCTTGGGTTCACTACTAAAGGTGATCAAGGAAATATAGGTTTGGGACTGTGGCTAGCTAAACGTCAAGTTGAAAGTTTGGGCGGAGTATTAAAATACGATAGTTCACTGGGTCAGGGTTCACAGTTTACAGTTACATTAATTACTCAATCAGAAATAATCAATTAGACATGATATAATTGGGGGTTTGTCGTATGTAAATACAGATAGTTATGAAGAAAAATACTATACCATTATTACTGTGTGGAGTGGTTGTCAATTTTGTACTACCGTCATTGCTAGCTCAAGCACAACAGGTGGTTTCTGATACCCAAGTAGGGGCAATGGTGGAGGCACTGCGACAGGCTGCACCACAAACGGGCATCCAAAATGATGGACTTTACAGTGAATGGCAAGTCAAACCAGAAACCCTCAAAGGCTGGTCGAAATATTGTCTCAAACGAGAATTAACACCGACACAATTTGAAAATAGCCCTGTGACAGCACGCTCTGTGATATCTTGTATTACCCGCCGTGAGTTAAACAACCAATTTGCTGCTACTAAGAATAATGAAATTGCATCTGTGCGTGCTGTAGCTTGTTGGTGGATGACTGGTAACTATACAGGCTGTAACAGCGGCTTCACTGGTGCCTATGTGCAAAAAGTTGTTGGTTTTTATCAACAGCAGCGTTCAAAACCAGCAGTTAGTCGTTGACTTAGAGGGGAGTGGAGGGGGGCAGGGGTGCAGGGGGGCAGGGGTGCAATGAGGGAGAAGTTGAAAATAACTTCTTTTTACCATTGCCCGATACCCAATGCCCAATGCCCTAAAGGTTCTTATGTTGCCCAGAATAAAACAAAGACTACTGACAGATATATTTTGGTAACTCAAAGATTTATTGGTGAATCTACCGAATGCATAACGGTACTTAAACATTTTTGAGGAAAAATGAGCCTCAAACCCATGCAGGGCAAGGGAAATACACCAAATGCCCAAAAACGCCTGAAACCCAGATATATCAACAAACGGTGATGCAAATGGCTTATAGTGACTTTACCTTGAATAAATTTAAAAAGGATTTCAATATCCATATTGATGAAAAAATTGATTTATGTGCCAACATTGAGCCTATAGAAATAAGTGAAAAACTCAAAACTACTTTAGAAGAAACTACAGAATTAGCCTTGGCAATAAATACGGAAAAAGCTCGTTCAGAACTGATTATTACACCTATTTTAT
Above is a window of Nostoc sp. UHCC 0702 DNA encoding:
- a CDS encoding cupin domain-containing protein — protein: MIIDPKQVPTERGTNYPDEFKPMVAGRIRQRLGNFALLNNFGVNLVTLEPGSCSALRHWHSHQDEFIYILSGELTLVTDAGAEILTPGMAAGFPAGEANGHHLVNQSSVVAVYLEVGDRTPNDQAIYPDHPHLTTEASPDGKSRKFISSPVN
- a CDS encoding threonine dehydratase, which gives rise to MFRLPQFIRNFFIRIEGFFTVFLKILTNFIRNVFGFFVSIFGYNSSSSFLESDEAQSIKRTSPQEIAETKQDNTPETPTTKRRRPEAKMDYYLKMAREIKKG
- a CDS encoding Gfo/Idh/MocA family oxidoreductase, with the translated sequence MTATNGKRKIRYAVVGLGWFAQQAALPAFAHAENSQLVALVSDDDTKREELSKQYGIERTYSYEEYEDCLTSGEVDAVYIALPNHLHRDYTVRAANQAIHVLCEKPMAVTEQECEEMIKAANDNGVKLMIAYRLHLEPANLQAIEIIRSGQIGEPRIFNSVFTQQVEEGNIRLQDVTGGGTLYDIGIYCINAARYLFQDEPIEVFAIAANKGEQRFSEVEEMASVILRFPNERIATFTCSFGAASVSTYQIVGTKGDLRVDPAYPWQGELKHYLTINGETQERSFADHDQLAAEFVYFSDCILQDKDPEPSGVEGLNDVRIIRALYDSIQTGQPVQVETIQRPQYATSAQTIERPPLEEKPELIHAAEPSTKS
- a CDS encoding pentapeptide repeat-containing protein is translated as MKNQLSLPDLLQELVQTQTNKFSQIVQIAGLNLTEDFVGIDLSGEDLSDDNLSKANLSFADLSETNLRCTNLSGANLSGANLSGANLRNANLSGANLSDANLTDANLNGVDLKGAILSDANLNGANLRKADLTDANLKNANLTDANLSDTSLNKTADIVNIITNKSTDVEESIKSKEPKQKAFEPLLETDKKIAQATSDLVGLEKILDDVCREVKDLLGFDFVGISLVMPEQDTIESVYGTGIASRWVDQVRHYVNADPDLRDIQAHIIKTCDTEIISGWDKRFDRWVYERFNHERLNRIFTPILLVYDEQGKVVEDWFEHYEWHQNFVADKGEGNNRIIRMKILPTASLPEVIGTLEAGYENPEKRITDEQATLLAQLIARRALDIRRGRLRYVLETIAENAKDIFQADLTTLHFLWEPDQERYIYEVFAGDLGNATLDKFSPRKNGLGWQSIDERKPKYVTYPSPINENLETDLNQGVLARNSKTYAAFPLLINEKYMERKQNFVFVGVLYVHFGYEHPFIEELDRQGQYFANRAVDAIWHVMTYQKMRDEARQLYTLQCVTQSLNQIDSNLLSHIAWNTLNVLAADVVAIYEYIQTEQQFLTPSIIAGMLMQEEAMELDIDRDPVPFILIKRERNVYITDIENEPIFQNSFFKKTERVKSVASIMLKVDKDIVGIMFINYRRTHSFSNEEQEIINSIASSAASAIKNQRWLQTLDRIEREIITTLDREKLLALIVRKAVQNTGADIGVISIVEPISQELVAQARYPATERIEAISTHLKMGEGITGWVAMHRKAALVDDVETDQRYKHYFANSRSELCVPLLDKDCRILGVLNVESRQRAKFKQRDLRRLELLAGLAVIAIQNAQNAEREILAAVGDVSGKFFHRLNNKVNTVKTFLQEIFSNQDQNNIEISKDKGDTALLLLDEVSHSLTGMKIGHKEKPQPLCIHSIIKNALNEVTVPSMIRTHIKVAQNLPKVLGGEQQLIGIFYHLIQNAVDAMPNGGTLSINARTVEADDKLWVEVQVCDTGVGITLEKFDEIFQLGFTTKGDQGNIGLGLWLAKRQVESLGGVLKYDSSLGQGSQFTVTLITQSEIIN
- a CDS encoding SAM-dependent chlorinase/fluorinase, with product MLVHIIADYGFGDLAFAEVVQQLKLYLPDAEPILTPVPPFATLAAGFCVAQLGLNQAPAGTIIYHNVAPRKDDEQARADNAGERLAYARLSTGVRVIGVNAGYAFSFVRDLAVELRWAAVAAEGSQFRSRDLFPEAAGAIALGQPDALNDKISASEIPDVPPNCIAYIDGYGNLKTTIKHEATKAHEGQVVRLQIGEKQQEAIKSDGSFAVESGQLAFAPGSSGWTDAQGKDTRWMEVFLRGGNAWEAFNRPSIGTQITVD